In Quatrionicoccus australiensis, the following are encoded in one genomic region:
- a CDS encoding ABC transporter ATP-binding protein, with product MKGFGIHIEGLRKRYGEGDTAVDALKDVNMTVAPGEVVGLIGPSGSGKSTLLKCLGAVIEPTAGRMTLGDEVIFADGWKIPDLRALRRDRIGFVFQAPYLIPFLDVTDNVALLPMLAGKPNGEARKRAKELLDALDVGHRAKANPSQLSGGEQQRVAIARALANQPPVILADEPTAPLDSERALSVVRILNDMARQFRTAIIVVTHDEKIIPTFKRIYHIRDGKTFEEQGLGAGQPEI from the coding sequence GTGAAAGGTTTCGGGATTCATATCGAGGGGCTGCGCAAACGCTACGGCGAAGGCGATACGGCGGTCGACGCCCTGAAAGACGTCAATATGACCGTTGCGCCGGGCGAGGTGGTCGGCCTGATTGGGCCGTCGGGTTCGGGCAAAAGTACCCTGCTGAAATGCCTGGGCGCCGTCATCGAGCCGACGGCAGGCCGGATGACCCTGGGCGACGAGGTGATTTTCGCGGATGGCTGGAAGATTCCGGACCTCAGAGCCTTGCGCCGCGACCGGATTGGCTTTGTGTTTCAGGCGCCGTACCTGATTCCATTTCTCGACGTCACCGACAACGTGGCCTTGTTGCCGATGCTGGCCGGCAAACCGAATGGCGAAGCGCGCAAGCGGGCGAAAGAACTGCTGGATGCGCTCGATGTTGGCCACCGTGCCAAGGCAAATCCCTCACAGCTCTCCGGTGGCGAGCAGCAACGTGTGGCAATTGCCCGGGCCTTGGCTAATCAACCGCCGGTGATTCTGGCGGATGAACCGACGGCACCACTGGATAGCGAACGGGCGCTCAGCGTCGTGCGCATTCTCAACGACATGGCCCGGCAGTTTCGAACCGCCATCATCGTGGTTACCCACGACGAGAAAATCATTCCCACCTTCAAGCGCATTTATCACATCCGGGATGGAAAAACCTTTGAAGAGCAGGGACTCGGGGCTGGCCAGCCTGAAATCTGA
- a CDS encoding TetR/AcrR family transcriptional regulator: MSLNARQSTESRQAEIIATMVALAAERNPADVTTTDIAKAMNVTQGALFRHFPTKEAIRLAVIEWTETQLMAKLGDAQASAPDVLSGLEAMFLAHVKFIREFPGVPRLVFAELQQPDSSPVRQRVQQIMRRYRQMLAETLGKAKAAQLIRDDVDVQAAAALFLGAIQGLVMQSMLGGASSDADEPVIGILQLYLAGLGAKS, from the coding sequence ATGTCCCTTAACGCTCGCCAATCAACCGAGTCCCGTCAGGCAGAAATCATTGCCACAATGGTCGCCCTGGCTGCCGAGCGAAACCCCGCCGACGTCACGACGACGGATATTGCCAAGGCGATGAATGTGACGCAGGGTGCGCTGTTCCGCCACTTTCCGACCAAAGAGGCGATTCGACTGGCCGTCATCGAATGGACAGAGACGCAACTGATGGCCAAACTAGGGGACGCACAAGCGTCGGCACCCGATGTCTTGAGCGGTCTGGAAGCAATGTTCCTGGCGCACGTAAAATTCATACGTGAATTTCCTGGTGTTCCACGCCTGGTCTTTGCCGAACTCCAGCAACCGGATAGCTCGCCTGTGCGGCAGCGCGTTCAACAAATCATGCGGCGCTATCGGCAGATGTTGGCTGAAACCTTGGGCAAAGCCAAAGCAGCCCAGTTGATAAGAGACGATGTCGATGTCCAGGCTGCCGCTGCACTATTTCTCGGCGCCATCCAGGGGCTGGTGATGCAGTCCATGCTCGGGGGAGCCTCCTCGGATGCTGATGAGCCGGTAATTGGGATTCTCCAGCTCTATCTTGCCGGCCTAGGAGCCAAATCATGA
- a CDS encoding GGDEF domain-containing response regulator gives MTSLAELSQIESNRNTGGAQKARILAVDDTPDILMLLKLLLGLDYDVTTATSGDEAINAVKDKTFDLIILDVMMPGLSGFETLQRLQLLPNFGTTPVIFLTAADDAANELHGLGLGAHDYIAKPFKPSLLLLRINNIVQRITIQKELSSALNSRAKSEERLRFVMEATGEGIWDWLVASDSLINNASWCRIVGLDEHKLEHSMAFVKSLIHPEDLELVSRALDACLDHDEPLAIEHRVRHANGHYVWVEKKGRVVERSEDGTAVRMVCSVRDISERKKMEAEYRRLALFDPLTGLPNRRLLIDRLQQTISQYRRDGESGAILFIDMDRFKEVNDTYGHDTGDQLLIEVGRRLSACIRTSDTVARLGGDEFVVMLTQLHEDREANKGYAAKVAQKILESLGKPYHLGPVVCSSSPSIGLVMFSGTEGETVDSLIRNADTVMYEAKQSGRNSLRIAD, from the coding sequence ATGACCTCTTTAGCAGAATTGTCGCAAATCGAAAGCAATCGGAACACCGGTGGGGCACAAAAGGCTCGAATCCTGGCCGTCGATGACACGCCAGATATTCTGATGCTTCTGAAACTGCTGCTCGGCCTCGACTATGATGTGACAACGGCAACATCGGGCGACGAAGCGATCAACGCAGTTAAAGATAAGACCTTTGACCTGATCATTCTCGATGTGATGATGCCCGGCTTGTCAGGCTTTGAGACGCTGCAGCGCCTGCAGCTTCTTCCGAATTTCGGCACAACGCCGGTAATCTTCCTGACCGCCGCTGATGATGCGGCCAACGAACTGCATGGCCTTGGCCTCGGCGCTCATGACTACATCGCAAAACCCTTCAAGCCCTCCTTGTTGCTGCTCCGAATCAACAACATCGTGCAGCGGATCACGATTCAGAAGGAACTCAGCTCAGCTTTGAACTCCAGGGCGAAAAGTGAAGAACGCCTGCGCTTCGTCATGGAGGCCACAGGGGAGGGCATTTGGGATTGGCTGGTGGCTTCTGATTCGCTGATCAATAACGCCTCATGGTGTCGCATCGTTGGCCTGGACGAACACAAACTTGAGCATTCGATGGCTTTCGTGAAATCACTGATCCATCCCGAAGACCTTGAGTTGGTATCGCGTGCTCTCGATGCCTGCCTCGACCACGACGAACCGCTGGCCATCGAACATCGCGTCAGGCATGCCAATGGTCACTATGTGTGGGTTGAGAAAAAGGGGAGAGTGGTCGAGCGCAGTGAGGACGGTACCGCTGTTCGCATGGTCTGCTCCGTGCGTGACATATCTGAACGCAAGAAAATGGAAGCAGAGTATCGGCGCCTCGCGCTCTTTGACCCCCTGACCGGCCTCCCGAATCGCCGGCTGCTGATCGATCGTCTCCAGCAAACCATCTCGCAATACCGCCGCGACGGCGAAAGCGGCGCAATCTTGTTCATCGACATGGACCGTTTCAAGGAGGTGAATGACACCTACGGGCACGATACCGGCGATCAACTGTTGATTGAGGTTGGCCGGCGCCTGTCCGCTTGCATCCGGACAAGCGATACCGTGGCCAGGCTGGGCGGCGATGAGTTTGTCGTTATGCTCACTCAGCTTCATGAAGACCGCGAGGCAAACAAGGGCTACGCTGCGAAGGTCGCGCAGAAGATCCTCGAATCCTTGGGAAAGCCCTACCACCTGGGGCCGGTGGTCTGCAGTTCGTCTCCAAGTATCGGCCTTGTCATGTTCTCCGGGACCGAAGGCGAAACGGTTGACTCCCTGATCAGGAATGCCGATACCGTCATGTACGAAGCCAAGCAATCTGGGAGAAACAGTCTGCGAATCGCCGATTAG
- a CDS encoding efflux RND transporter periplasmic adaptor subunit encodes MKPSQFISRKLGLGLFAAILVVGFGVVIARSGPLSPIQVTTLRVESGSLSPAIFGIGTVEARRSYLIGPTAAGRVKAVHVDVGETVKAGQLLAEIDPVDLDERLRSTEAAYARAASGVTAAEAQRKDAVARRQLAELNARRYRDLGGRNFVSPSAVEGKQQELDSAQAALEASEANLQGARQEQLRLKADQDGIRQQRGNLRLLAPRDGLVTSRDAEPGSTVIAGQAVLRLVEPDSLWVKARLDQGRSRGLAVGQAADIVLRSNASTQHPGKVARIEPVSDSVTEERIAQITFERIPEGLSVGEMTEVTVKTGAAQSGLLLPNAAIKQMAQGSGVWKLKDGKPSLTPVKLGSTSLEGNVQILYGLAAGDEVVIHSERDLNEGARIKVVSQLVGNPK; translated from the coding sequence ATGAAACCCAGCCAGTTCATTAGCCGTAAGCTTGGACTCGGGCTTTTCGCCGCAATCCTCGTCGTCGGATTTGGCGTGGTTATCGCTCGCTCAGGCCCGTTATCTCCCATCCAGGTCACCACACTCCGTGTGGAGTCCGGCTCGCTGTCCCCAGCGATATTCGGCATTGGGACGGTCGAAGCCCGCCGTAGTTATCTCATCGGTCCAACGGCTGCGGGACGCGTCAAAGCCGTGCATGTGGATGTGGGCGAGACGGTCAAGGCGGGGCAGTTGCTGGCCGAAATCGACCCCGTTGATCTCGATGAACGCCTGCGCTCGACAGAAGCCGCTTATGCCCGGGCGGCCAGTGGCGTCACGGCCGCTGAAGCACAGCGCAAGGATGCCGTGGCCAGACGCCAACTCGCCGAACTCAATGCCAGACGCTATCGCGACCTGGGCGGAAGGAATTTCGTCAGCCCCAGCGCGGTAGAAGGCAAGCAGCAGGAACTGGATTCAGCTCAGGCCGCGCTTGAGGCCAGCGAAGCCAACCTGCAAGGCGCCCGTCAGGAGCAACTTCGGCTGAAGGCTGACCAGGACGGCATTCGGCAACAACGCGGCAACCTGCGCCTGCTGGCCCCGCGGGATGGCTTGGTAACGAGTCGCGATGCGGAGCCCGGCTCGACAGTGATTGCCGGCCAGGCGGTCCTCCGCCTGGTGGAACCGGACAGCCTCTGGGTCAAGGCGCGCCTCGATCAAGGGCGCTCGCGCGGCCTGGCTGTAGGGCAGGCGGCGGATATTGTTTTGCGCAGCAATGCCTCGACCCAGCATCCCGGCAAGGTGGCGCGTATCGAGCCGGTTAGCGACAGCGTCACGGAGGAGCGCATCGCGCAAATCACGTTCGAGCGCATCCCCGAGGGACTGAGCGTTGGCGAAATGACCGAAGTCACCGTGAAGACCGGGGCAGCCCAATCCGGGTTGCTGCTCCCGAACGCCGCCATCAAACAGATGGCGCAGGGCAGCGGCGTCTGGAAACTCAAGGATGGCAAGCCCAGTCTGACTCCGGTGAAGCTGGGCAGCACCAGTCTCGAGGGCAACGTGCAGATTCTCTATGGCTTGGCGGCTGGCGACGAGGTGGTCATTCACAGCGAGCGTGACCTCAATGAGGGCGCCCGCATCAAGGTGGTCAGCCAACTCGTGGGGAATCCCAAGTGA
- a CDS encoding PP2C family serine/threonine-protein phosphatase: MPRKKNTGANAAPSIHTATESVICPHCGTEFKVSKHRLMTAKTAPCCSRPCGIAFRTGVASTANVPWKTSRLLQEFDGAVASLPSGLIRSWWEQERSDGHSPVKILARLNAALASNYGTAHPQVWVSRDSLPPSVRRYMMALVLNRYLPPALFSESLVEGLL, from the coding sequence ATGCCGCGCAAGAAGAACACCGGCGCCAACGCGGCGCCATCCATCCATACCGCAACCGAGTCGGTGATCTGCCCGCACTGCGGGACTGAGTTCAAGGTCAGCAAACACCGGCTGATGACAGCGAAGACTGCCCCTTGCTGCTCACGTCCGTGTGGCATTGCGTTTCGCACCGGTGTTGCCTCGACAGCGAATGTGCCGTGGAAAACATCGAGACTGCTTCAAGAGTTCGATGGGGCCGTCGCCAGCCTGCCTAGCGGCCTGATCCGCAGTTGGTGGGAGCAAGAACGTTCCGATGGGCATTCGCCGGTCAAAATACTTGCGCGCCTCAACGCCGCATTGGCGAGCAATTACGGCACCGCGCACCCCCAAGTATGGGTATCCAGGGACTCATTGCCGCCCTCGGTCAGGCGCTACATGATGGCGCTGGTCCTTAATCGCTATCTGCCGCCGGCACTATTTTCCGAGTCGCTTGTCGAAGGCCTGCTCTAG
- a CDS encoding ABC transporter permease encodes MISLAGRDILHSWSKFVLTGIGLGLLIGVTLTMAGVYRGMVDDAKALLNNSGADIWVVQQETQGPYAESSSLRDDVYRALLAQPGVSRAANVTYLTMQVRLGNTDVRAMVVGFEPGQPGEPGYLVAGRQITRSHYEAVADVKTGFQLGDTIRIRRHDYRVVGLTRRMVSSGGDPMVFIPLKDAQEAQFLKDNDAILNERARTTANPNLNRPGVPGLLDAILASQNANHNVNAVLIQIVPGTEPEQVATEIRRWKHLQAFTRAQMEEILVSKLIATSAKQIGMFLVILAIVSAAIVAFIIYTMTLGKIREIAVLKLIGTRNRTIAGMILQQAMGLGLIGFMVGKTAATVWAPFFPKFVLLEPGDAVRGFIVVMLICALASTLAIRVALRVDPATAIGG; translated from the coding sequence GTGATTAGCCTGGCCGGGCGGGACATCCTGCACTCCTGGTCAAAGTTCGTTCTGACCGGTATCGGCCTGGGTTTGTTGATTGGCGTGACCCTGACCATGGCCGGCGTTTATCGCGGCATGGTCGACGATGCCAAGGCATTGCTCAATAACAGCGGTGCCGATATCTGGGTAGTGCAACAGGAGACCCAGGGGCCTTACGCCGAATCGTCGAGTCTGCGCGACGACGTTTATCGGGCCTTGCTGGCGCAGCCAGGGGTTTCCCGTGCGGCCAATGTCACCTATTTGACGATGCAGGTCCGCCTTGGCAATACCGATGTCCGGGCCATGGTGGTCGGCTTTGAACCCGGGCAACCCGGCGAGCCGGGATACCTGGTCGCTGGCCGGCAGATTACTCGTAGCCATTACGAGGCGGTGGCCGATGTGAAGACCGGCTTTCAATTGGGCGACACGATACGCATCCGCCGCCACGACTATCGCGTGGTTGGCCTGACCCGGCGGATGGTCTCGTCGGGCGGCGACCCGATGGTCTTCATCCCGCTCAAGGATGCGCAGGAAGCGCAGTTTCTCAAGGACAACGATGCCATTCTCAATGAGCGGGCCCGCACCACGGCCAATCCAAACCTGAACCGACCCGGTGTACCGGGCCTGCTCGATGCCATCCTGGCGTCACAGAACGCCAATCACAACGTCAATGCGGTGCTCATTCAGATTGTCCCTGGCACCGAGCCGGAACAAGTAGCGACTGAGATTCGCCGCTGGAAGCATCTGCAAGCCTTTACCCGCGCTCAGATGGAAGAAATTCTGGTCTCCAAGCTGATTGCCACCTCGGCCAAGCAAATCGGCATGTTCCTGGTCATCCTGGCCATCGTCAGCGCCGCCATCGTCGCCTTCATCATCTACACCATGACGCTGGGCAAGATACGGGAGATAGCCGTTCTGAAGCTTATCGGTACCCGCAACCGGACGATTGCCGGGATGATTCTGCAGCAGGCCATGGGGCTGGGCCTCATCGGGTTCATGGTCGGCAAGACCGCCGCCACCGTCTGGGCGCCATTTTTCCCGAAATTCGTCCTGCTCGAGCCAGGGGATGCAGTACGCGGATTCATCGTGGTGATGCTCATCTGCGCCCTGGCCAGCACGCTGGCCATCCGGGTCGCCTTGCGTGTCGACCCGGCAACGGCCATCGGAGGCTAA